One stretch of Streptomyces sp. A2-16 DNA includes these proteins:
- the thyX gene encoding FAD-dependent thymidylate synthase has translation MSPAGDPEISLRNDVTVELVKSSASDSDVLFAARVSTLGEQSLDELQKDPERSKGLINYLMRDRHGSPFEHNSMTFFVTAPIFVFREFMRHRVGWSYNEESGRYRELEPVFYVPGADRKLVQEGRPGKYVFVEGSPEQHEAVRSVLDDSYRQAYTAYQKLLAEGVAREVARSVLPVGLFSSMYATCNARSLMHFLGLRTQHEQAKVPSFPQREIEMVGEKMEAEWAKLMPLTYAAFNANGRVAP, from the coding sequence GTGAGCCCCGCCGGCGACCCCGAAATCTCCTTGCGCAACGACGTCACCGTCGAGCTGGTGAAGTCCAGCGCCTCGGACTCCGACGTGCTGTTCGCCGCCCGTGTCTCGACCCTGGGCGAGCAGTCCCTCGACGAGCTGCAGAAGGACCCCGAGCGCTCCAAGGGGCTGATCAACTACTTGATGAGGGACCGGCACGGCAGCCCGTTCGAGCACAACTCCATGACCTTCTTCGTCACGGCGCCGATCTTCGTCTTCCGCGAGTTCATGCGGCACCGCGTGGGCTGGTCGTACAACGAGGAGAGCGGTCGCTACCGGGAGCTCGAGCCGGTCTTCTACGTCCCCGGAGCGGACCGGAAGCTCGTGCAGGAAGGGCGCCCCGGCAAGTACGTCTTCGTCGAGGGCTCCCCGGAGCAGCACGAAGCCGTCCGCAGCGTCCTCGACGACTCCTACCGCCAGGCGTACACCGCCTACCAGAAGCTGCTGGCCGAGGGCGTCGCCCGCGAGGTCGCCCGTTCGGTCCTGCCTGTCGGCCTGTTCTCCTCGATGTACGCCACCTGCAACGCCCGCTCGCTGATGCACTTCCTGGGGCTGCGCACCCAGCACGAGCAGGCGAAGGTGCCGTCCTTCCCGCAGCGGGAGATCGAGATGGTCGGCGAGAAGATGGAGGCGGAGTGGGCGAAGCTCATGCCGCTCACCTACGCCGCCTTCAATGCGAACGGCCGTGTGGCGCCGTAA
- the dapA gene encoding 4-hydroxy-tetrahydrodipicolinate synthase: MAPTSTPQTPFGRVLTAMVTPFTADGALDLDGAQRLATHLVDAGNDGLIINGTTGESPTTSDAEKSDLVRAVLEAVGDRAHVVAGVGTNDTRHSIELARTAEKTGAHGLLIVTPYYNKPPQEGLYRHFTAVADAAELPVMLYDIPGRSGVPISTETLVRLAEHPRIVANKDAKGDLGRASWAIARSGLSWYSGDDMLNLPLLSVGAVGFVSVVGHVVTPDLRALVEAFVSGDVQKATEIHQKLLPVYTGMFRTQGVMTTKAALALQGLPAGPLRAPMVELSPEEIRQLKIDLAAGGVQL; this comes from the coding sequence ATGGCTCCGACCTCCACTCCGCAGACCCCCTTCGGGCGGGTCCTCACCGCCATGGTCACGCCCTTCACGGCGGACGGCGCACTCGACCTCGACGGCGCACAGCGGCTCGCCACCCACCTGGTGGACGCAGGCAACGACGGCCTGATCATCAACGGCACCACCGGCGAGTCCCCCACCACCAGTGACGCGGAGAAATCGGACCTCGTACGAGCCGTACTGGAGGCAGTCGGCGACCGTGCCCACGTCGTCGCCGGCGTCGGCACCAACGACACCCGCCACAGCATCGAGCTGGCCCGCACCGCCGAGAAGACCGGCGCACACGGCCTGCTCATCGTGACGCCGTACTACAACAAGCCCCCGCAGGAGGGCCTGTACCGGCACTTCACGGCCGTCGCCGACGCCGCCGAGCTGCCCGTCATGCTCTACGACATCCCGGGCCGCAGCGGTGTCCCGATCAGCACCGAGACGCTGGTCCGGCTCGCCGAGCACCCGCGGATCGTCGCCAACAAGGACGCCAAGGGCGACCTCGGCCGCGCCAGCTGGGCCATCGCCCGCTCCGGCCTCTCCTGGTACTCCGGCGACGACATGCTGAACCTGCCGCTGCTCTCCGTGGGCGCGGTCGGCTTCGTCTCGGTCGTCGGCCATGTCGTCACCCCGGACCTGCGCGCCCTGGTCGAGGCGTTCGTCTCCGGAGACGTCCAGAAGGCCACCGAGATCCACCAGAAGCTGCTTCCCGTCTACACGGGCATGTTCCGCACCCAGGGCGTGATGACGACCAAGGCGGCGCTCGCCCTCCAGGGCCTCCCCGCCGGGCCCCTGCGCGCCCCCATGGTGGAGCTCTCACCCGAAGAGATCCGGCAGCTCAAGATCGATCTTGCCGCCGGCGGGGTACAGCTCTAG
- a CDS encoding polyribonucleotide nucleotidyltransferase yields MENETHYAEAVIDNGTFGTRTIRFETGRLAKQAAGSAVAYLDDDTMVLSATTASKNPKDQLDFFPLTVDVEERMYAAGKIPGSFFRREGRPSEDAILTCRLIDRPLRPSFKKGLRNEIQVVATIMALNPDHLYDVVAINAASASTQLAGLPFSGPIGGVRVALINGQWVAFPTHSELEDAVFDMVVAGRTLEDGDVAIMMVEAEATEKTIQLVKGGAEAPTEEVVAAGLEAAKPFIKVLCKAQADLASKAAKPTGEFPIFLDYQDDILEALSAAVRPELASALTIAGKQERESELDRVKALAAEKLLPEFEGREKEISAAYRSLTKQLVRERVIKEKKRIDGRGVTDIRTLAAEVEAIPRVHGSAVFERGETQILGVTTLNMLRMEQQLDTLSPVTRKRYMHNYNFPPYSTGETGRVGSPKRREIGHGALAERALVPVLPTREEFPYAIRQVSEALSSNGSTSMGSVCASTMSLLNAGVPLKAPVAGIAMGLISQDIDGETHYVTLTDILGAEDAFGDMDFKVAGTKEFVTALQLDTKLDGIPASVLAAALKQARDARLHILDVMMEAIDTPDEMSPNAPRIITVKIPVDKIGEVIGPKGKMINQIQEDTGADITIEDDGTIYIGAVDGPSAEAARTTINSIANPTMPEVGERYLGTVVKTTTFGAFVSLLPGKDGLLHISQIRKLAGGKRVENVEDVLGVGAKVQVEIAEIDSRGKLSLIPVIEGEEGSSDEKKDDADQ; encoded by the coding sequence GTGGAGAACGAGACCCACTACGCCGAGGCCGTCATCGACAACGGCACCTTCGGCACCCGCACCATCCGCTTCGAGACGGGCCGCCTGGCCAAGCAGGCCGCCGGCTCCGCCGTGGCGTACCTGGACGACGACACCATGGTGCTGTCGGCCACCACCGCCTCCAAGAACCCCAAGGACCAGCTCGACTTCTTCCCCCTGACGGTGGACGTCGAGGAGCGGATGTACGCCGCCGGCAAGATCCCCGGCAGCTTCTTCCGCCGTGAGGGCCGTCCCTCCGAGGACGCCATCCTCACCTGCCGCCTGATCGACCGCCCGCTGCGCCCCTCCTTCAAGAAGGGCCTGCGCAACGAGATCCAGGTCGTCGCCACCATCATGGCGCTCAACCCCGACCACCTGTACGACGTCGTGGCGATCAACGCCGCCTCCGCGTCCACCCAGCTGGCCGGTCTGCCCTTCTCCGGCCCGATCGGCGGCGTCCGCGTCGCGCTGATCAACGGCCAGTGGGTCGCCTTCCCGACGCACTCCGAGCTCGAGGACGCCGTCTTCGACATGGTCGTCGCGGGCCGCACCCTGGAGGACGGCGACGTCGCGATCATGATGGTCGAGGCCGAGGCCACCGAGAAGACCATCCAGCTCGTCAAGGGCGGCGCCGAGGCCCCGACCGAGGAGGTCGTCGCCGCCGGTCTGGAAGCCGCGAAGCCCTTCATCAAGGTGCTCTGCAAGGCCCAGGCCGACCTCGCGTCGAAGGCCGCCAAGCCCACCGGCGAGTTCCCGATCTTCCTCGACTACCAGGACGACATCCTGGAGGCGCTCTCCGCCGCCGTCCGCCCGGAGCTCGCCTCCGCGCTGACCATCGCCGGCAAGCAGGAGCGCGAGTCCGAGCTGGACCGCGTCAAGGCGCTCGCCGCCGAGAAGCTCCTGCCGGAGTTCGAGGGCCGCGAGAAGGAGATCTCCGCCGCGTACCGCTCCCTGACCAAGCAGCTCGTCCGCGAGCGCGTGATCAAGGAGAAGAAGCGCATCGACGGCCGTGGCGTCACGGACATCCGTACGCTCGCCGCCGAGGTCGAGGCCATCCCGCGCGTGCACGGCTCCGCGGTGTTCGAGCGTGGCGAGACCCAGATCCTGGGCGTCACCACCCTCAACATGCTCCGCATGGAGCAGCAGCTGGATACCCTCTCCCCGGTGACCCGCAAGCGCTACATGCACAACTACAACTTCCCGCCGTACTCCACCGGCGAGACCGGCCGCGTCGGCTCCCCCAAGCGCCGCGAGATCGGCCACGGCGCCCTCGCCGAGCGCGCCCTCGTCCCGGTCCTGCCGACCCGCGAGGAGTTCCCCTACGCGATCCGCCAGGTCTCCGAGGCGCTGAGCTCCAACGGCTCGACGTCCATGGGCTCGGTCTGCGCCTCCACCATGTCGCTGCTGAACGCCGGTGTGCCGCTGAAGGCCCCCGTCGCCGGTATCGCCATGGGCCTGATCTCCCAGGACATCGACGGCGAGACGCACTACGTCACCCTCACCGACATCCTCGGTGCGGAGGACGCCTTCGGCGACATGGACTTCAAGGTCGCCGGCACCAAGGAGTTCGTCACCGCCCTCCAGCTCGACACCAAGCTGGACGGCATCCCCGCCTCCGTCCTGGCCGCCGCCCTCAAGCAGGCCCGTGACGCCCGCCTCCACATCCTCGACGTGATGATGGAAGCGATCGACACGCCGGACGAGATGTCCCCGAACGCCCCGCGGATCATCACCGTGAAGATCCCCGTGGACAAGATCGGCGAGGTCATCGGCCCCAAGGGCAAGATGATCAACCAGATCCAGGAGGACACCGGCGCCGACATCACGATCGAGGACGACGGCACCATCTACATCGGTGCGGTCGACGGCCCCTCCGCCGAGGCGGCCCGCACCACGATCAACTCGATCGCCAACCCGACCATGCCGGAGGTCGGCGAGCGCTACCTGGGCACGGTCGTCAAGACCACCACCTTCGGTGCGTTCGTGTCGCTGCTCCCGGGCAAGGACGGTCTGCTGCACATCTCGCAGATCCGCAAGCTGGCCGGCGGCAAGCGCGTGGAGAACGTCGAGGACGTGCTCGGCGTGGGCGCTAAGGTCCAGGTCGAGATCGCCGAGATCGACTCTCGCGGCAAGCTCTCCCTGATCCCCGTGATCGAGGGCGAGGAAGGCTCCTCCGACGAGAAGAAGGACGACGCCGACCAGTGA
- a CDS encoding ribonuclease J yields MSHPHPELAPPPPLPEGGLRVTPLGGLGEIGRNMTVFEFGGRLLIVDCGVLFPEEEQPGIDLILPDFSSIRDRLDDIEGIVLTHGHEDHIGAVPYLLREKPDIPLIGSKLTLAFIEAKLQEHRIRPYTLEVAEGHRERIGPFDCEFVAVNHSIPDALAVAIRTPAGMVVHTGDFKMDQLPLDGRLTDLHAFARLSEEGIDLLLSDSTNAEVPGFVAPERDISNVLRTVFGNARKRIIVASFASHIHRIQQILDTAHEYGRRVAFVGRSMVRNMGIARDLGYLKVPPGLVVDVKTLDDLPDHEVVLVCTGSQGEPMAALSRMANRDHQIRIVQGDTVILASSLIPGNENAVYRVINGLTRWGANVVHKGNAKVHVSGHASAGELLYFYNICRPKNLMPVHGEWRHLRANAELGALTGVPHDRIVIAEDGVVVDLVEGKAKISGKVQAGYVYVDGLSVGDVGEPALKDRKILGDEGIISVFLVVDSSTGKITGGPHIQARGSGIDDSAFSDVIPRITEVLERSAQDGVVEPHQLQQLVRRTLGKWVSDTYRRRPMILPVVVEV; encoded by the coding sequence TTGAGTCATCCGCATCCTGAACTGGCCCCGCCCCCGCCGCTGCCCGAAGGCGGCCTCCGGGTCACCCCGCTCGGCGGTCTCGGCGAGATCGGCCGAAACATGACGGTCTTCGAGTTCGGCGGCCGTCTGCTCATCGTCGACTGCGGCGTTCTCTTCCCCGAGGAGGAACAGCCCGGAATCGACCTGATCCTGCCGGACTTCTCGTCCATCCGGGACCGCCTCGACGACATCGAGGGCATCGTCCTCACCCATGGTCACGAGGACCACATCGGGGCCGTCCCGTATCTCCTCCGGGAGAAGCCGGACATCCCCCTGATCGGCTCCAAGCTGACCCTGGCCTTCATCGAGGCCAAGCTCCAGGAGCACCGGATCCGTCCGTACACCCTTGAGGTGGCGGAGGGACACCGCGAGCGCATCGGCCCCTTCGACTGCGAGTTCGTCGCGGTCAACCACTCGATCCCGGACGCCCTCGCCGTCGCCATCCGCACGCCGGCGGGCATGGTGGTCCACACGGGCGACTTCAAGATGGACCAGCTCCCGCTGGACGGCCGTCTCACGGATCTGCACGCGTTCGCACGTCTGAGCGAGGAAGGGATCGACCTCCTTCTCTCCGACTCCACGAACGCCGAGGTCCCCGGATTCGTGGCACCCGAGCGGGACATCTCCAACGTCCTGCGCACGGTCTTCGGGAACGCACGCAAGCGGATCATCGTGGCCAGCTTCGCCAGCCACATCCACCGCATCCAGCAGATCCTGGACACGGCGCACGAGTACGGCCGCCGCGTCGCCTTCGTGGGCCGCTCGATGGTCCGCAACATGGGCATCGCACGGGACCTCGGCTATCTGAAGGTCCCGCCGGGGCTGGTGGTGGACGTCAAGACGCTCGACGACCTCCCGGACCACGAGGTGGTCCTGGTCTGCACGGGCTCCCAGGGCGAACCGATGGCCGCCCTGTCCCGCATGGCCAACCGCGATCACCAGATCCGGATCGTCCAGGGCGACACGGTCATCCTCGCGTCCTCGCTGATCCCCGGGAACGAGAACGCGGTCTACCGCGTCATCAACGGCCTGACCCGCTGGGGCGCCAACGTCGTCCACAAGGGCAACGCCAAGGTGCACGTCTCGGGCCACGCGTCCGCGGGCGAGCTCCTGTACTTCTACAACATCTGCCGCCCGAAGAACCTGATGCCGGTCCACGGCGAATGGCGCCACCTGCGCGCCAACGCCGAGTTGGGCGCCCTGACCGGCGTCCCGCACGACCGCATCGTCATCGCCGAGGACGGCGTGGTCGTCGACCTCGTCGAGGGCAAGGCGAAGATCTCGGGCAAGGTGCAGGCGGGCTACGTCTACGTCGACGGCCTCTCGGTCGGCGATGTCGGCGAGCCGGCCCTCAAGGACCGCAAGATCCTCGGCGACGAGGGCATCATCTCGGTCTTCCTGGTCGTCGACTCGTCCACAGGCAAGATCACGGGCGGCCCGCACATCCAGGCCCGCGGCTCCGGCATCGACGACTCGGCGTTCAGCGACGTGATCCCGAGGATCACCGAGGTGCTCGAGCGCTCGGCGCAGGACGGCGTGGTCGAACCCCACCAGCTGCAACAGCTGGTGCGGCGGACCCTGGGCAAGTGGGTCTCCGACACGTATCGCCGCAGGCCGATGATCCTCCCTGTGGTGGTGGAGGTCTGA
- the rpsO gene encoding 30S ribosomal protein S15: MSLDAATKKQIITEFGTKEGDTGSPEVQVAMLSRRISDLTEHLKTHKHDHHSRRGLLILVGQRRRLLQYLAKKDIQRFRALVDRLGIRRGAAGAK, encoded by the coding sequence GTGTCGCTCGACGCCGCCACGAAGAAGCAGATCATCACCGAGTTCGGTACCAAGGAGGGCGACACCGGCTCCCCCGAGGTCCAGGTCGCGATGCTCTCGCGCCGTATCTCGGACCTGACCGAGCACCTCAAGACCCACAAGCACGACCACCACTCCCGTCGTGGCCTGCTGATCCTGGTCGGTCAGCGCCGTCGCCTTCTCCAGTACCTGGCGAAGAAGGACATCCAGCGCTTCCGTGCGCTGGTCGACCGCCTCGGCATCCGCCGCGGTGCGGCGGGCGCCAAGTAG
- a CDS encoding phage holin family protein, whose protein sequence is MPLPFLTADRAFEATDDDIALPFDDRDRWRRPYRPGPWRVGVAAILLLLASYVLFAAVIIALTGSPSEAAVVLGIAVLVILGALRLLRMGVWVSARGVRRVGFLFTRTVSWEQVVAVRTAQQPVRWLGLPRTVQGQALTVVRQGRTPDDMPPLLTTHNADFLARGQAFDRAADAVEAWAAEYARG, encoded by the coding sequence GTGCCCCTGCCCTTCCTGACGGCCGACCGCGCGTTCGAGGCGACGGACGACGACATCGCGCTGCCGTTCGACGACCGTGACCGCTGGCGGCGCCCCTACCGGCCCGGTCCGTGGCGGGTGGGTGTGGCGGCGATCCTCCTTCTGCTCGCCTCGTACGTGCTGTTCGCCGCGGTGATCATCGCGCTGACCGGTTCGCCGTCCGAGGCCGCCGTGGTGCTCGGCATCGCGGTGCTCGTCATCCTCGGTGCGCTGCGACTGCTGCGCATGGGCGTGTGGGTGAGCGCCCGCGGCGTACGTCGGGTGGGCTTCCTCTTCACTCGTACGGTGTCCTGGGAACAGGTCGTCGCCGTACGGACGGCACAGCAGCCGGTGCGCTGGCTGGGTCTGCCGCGCACCGTCCAGGGACAGGCCCTGACCGTCGTACGGCAGGGCCGGACGCCGGATGACATGCCGCCGCTGCTGACCACGCACAACGCGGACTTCCTCGCACGCGGCCAGGCGTTCGACCGGGCCGCGGACGCGGTGGAGGCCTGGGCGGCGGAGTACGCACGGGGCTGA
- a CDS encoding tetratricopeptide repeat protein, which produces MRAKLSYAVTAAVLVFYFVLVGSRGVMLIQSGTLVTVTFGVAVLILPVIGLWFLWKNTQFVRRANALAAELDAEGGLPVDELKRTPGGRIDRDSADEVFTKRKAETEAAPDDWRSWFRLAVAYHDARDTPRARKAMQRAIALHDGRPVQQL; this is translated from the coding sequence ATGCGCGCCAAGCTGTCCTACGCCGTCACGGCCGCGGTCCTGGTCTTCTACTTCGTCCTGGTCGGCAGCCGCGGCGTCATGCTGATCCAGTCCGGCACCCTCGTCACCGTCACGTTCGGCGTGGCGGTGCTGATCCTGCCGGTGATCGGCCTGTGGTTCCTGTGGAAGAACACCCAGTTCGTCCGCCGGGCCAACGCCCTCGCCGCCGAACTCGACGCCGAGGGCGGCCTGCCCGTCGACGAGCTCAAGCGCACGCCCGGCGGCCGTATCGACCGCGACTCGGCCGACGAGGTCTTCACCAAGCGCAAGGCCGAGACGGAGGCGGCCCCCGACGACTGGCGCAGCTGGTTCCGCCTCGCGGTCGCCTACCACGACGCCCGCGACACCCCGCGCGCCCGCAAGGCCATGCAGCGCGCGATAGCGCTCCACGACGGCAGGCCCGTCCAGCAGCTCTGA
- the dapB gene encoding 4-hydroxy-tetrahydrodipicolinate reductase, translating to MSKLRVAVLGAKGRIGSEAVRAVESAADMELVAALSRGDKLETLAETGAQVAVELTTPASVMENLEYCVGHGIHAVVGTTGWTDERLAQLNGWLAASPETGVLIAPNFSIGAVLNMKFAQIAAPYFESVEVIELHHPKKVDAPSGTATRTAQLIAEARRAAGTAPAPDATETALDGARGADVDGIPVHSVRLRGLLAHQEVLLGGEGETLTIRHDSLHHSSFMPGILLGARRVVTTPGLTFGLENFLDLG from the coding sequence ATGAGCAAGTTGCGTGTGGCGGTCCTCGGAGCCAAGGGCCGGATCGGCTCCGAGGCGGTCCGGGCCGTCGAGTCCGCCGCCGACATGGAGCTGGTCGCCGCCCTGAGCCGGGGCGACAAGCTGGAGACCCTCGCCGAGACGGGCGCCCAGGTCGCCGTCGAACTGACCACGCCCGCCTCGGTGATGGAGAACCTCGAGTACTGCGTCGGCCACGGCATCCACGCCGTCGTCGGTACGACGGGATGGACCGACGAACGCCTCGCGCAGCTGAACGGCTGGCTGGCCGCCTCCCCCGAGACGGGCGTCCTCATCGCGCCCAACTTCTCCATCGGGGCCGTCCTGAACATGAAGTTCGCGCAGATCGCCGCGCCCTACTTCGAGTCGGTGGAGGTCATCGAGCTCCACCACCCGAAGAAGGTCGACGCTCCTTCGGGGACCGCCACCCGCACCGCCCAGCTCATCGCCGAGGCACGCCGAGCGGCGGGCACCGCACCCGCGCCGGACGCCACGGAGACGGCGCTGGACGGCGCGCGCGGCGCGGACGTCGACGGCATCCCCGTGCACTCCGTCCGCCTGCGCGGTCTGCTGGCCCACCAGGAGGTCCTGCTCGGCGGCGAGGGCGAGACCCTGACCATCCGGCACGACTCCCTCCACCACAGCAGCTTCATGCCGGGCATCCTGCTGGGCGCCCGCCGAGTGGTCACGACCCCGGGCCTGACCTTCGGCCTGGAGAACTTCCTGGACCTGGGCTGA
- a CDS encoding pitrilysin family protein, with protein MTSHSSKATARTSSEARAVARTQTLIKGENGIGTVRKTTLPGGLRIVTETLPSVRSATFGIWAHVGSRDETPALNGATHYLEHLLFKGTQRRSALDISSAIDAVGGEMNAFTAKEYTCYYARVLDTDLPLAIDVVCDMLTGSLILEEDVNVERGAILEEIAMTEDDPGDCVHDLFASTMFGDNPLGRPVLGTVDTVNALTADRIRRFYKKHYDPTHLVVAAAGNVDHNKVVRQVRAAFEKAGALKNPDATPIAPRDGRRALRTAGRVELIGRKTEQAHVVLGMPGLARTDDRRWALGVLNTALGGGMSSRLFQEVREKRGLAYSVYSYTSGFADCGLFGVYAGCRPSQVHDVLKICRDELDQVAEHGLSDDEIGRAIGQLRGSTVLGLEDTGALMNRIGKSELCWGDQMSVDDMLTRIASVTPDDVRAVAREILGQRPSLSVIGPLKDKQAARLHEAVA; from the coding sequence GTGACGTCCCACAGCTCCAAGGCGACGGCCCGCACCTCTTCGGAGGCGCGGGCCGTCGCCCGTACCCAAACCCTGATCAAGGGCGAGAACGGCATCGGCACCGTCCGCAAGACCACCCTCCCCGGTGGCCTGCGCATCGTCACCGAGACCCTCCCCTCGGTCCGTTCCGCGACCTTCGGAATCTGGGCGCACGTCGGCTCCCGCGACGAGACACCCGCTCTCAACGGCGCCACCCACTACCTGGAGCACCTCCTCTTCAAGGGAACGCAGCGTCGCTCCGCCCTGGACATCTCCTCCGCCATCGACGCGGTCGGCGGCGAGATGAACGCGTTCACGGCGAAGGAGTACACGTGCTACTACGCGCGCGTGCTCGACACCGACCTGCCGCTCGCCATAGACGTCGTCTGCGACATGCTCACGGGCTCCCTGATCCTCGAAGAGGACGTCAACGTCGAGCGCGGCGCGATCCTCGAAGAGATCGCCATGACCGAGGACGACCCGGGCGACTGCGTGCACGACCTGTTCGCGTCCACCATGTTCGGCGACAACCCCCTCGGGCGCCCGGTCCTCGGCACCGTCGACACCGTCAACGCCCTGACGGCCGACCGCATCCGCCGCTTCTACAAGAAGCACTACGACCCCACCCACCTCGTGGTCGCCGCCGCCGGCAATGTCGACCACAACAAGGTCGTACGACAGGTCCGCGCCGCCTTCGAGAAGGCCGGCGCGCTCAAGAACCCCGACGCCACGCCCATCGCCCCGCGCGACGGCAGGCGCGCCCTGCGCACCGCGGGCCGCGTGGAGCTGATCGGCCGCAAGACCGAGCAGGCCCACGTCGTCCTCGGCATGCCGGGACTCGCCCGCACCGACGACCGCCGCTGGGCCCTCGGCGTGCTGAACACGGCCCTGGGCGGCGGCATGTCGTCCCGCCTCTTCCAGGAGGTCAGGGAGAAGCGCGGACTGGCGTACAGCGTCTACTCGTACACCTCCGGGTTCGCCGACTGCGGCCTGTTCGGGGTGTACGCCGGCTGCCGGCCGTCGCAGGTCCACGACGTGCTGAAGATCTGCCGCGACGAACTCGACCAGGTCGCCGAGCACGGCCTCTCGGACGACGAGATCGGCCGCGCCATCGGCCAGCTGAGGGGCTCCACGGTCCTGGGCCTGGAGGACACCGGCGCGCTGATGAACCGCATCGGCAAGAGCGAGCTGTGCTGGGGCGATCAGATGTCCGTCGACGACATGCTGACCCGTATAGCGTCGGTCACCCCGGACGACGTGCGCGCGGTCGCCCGCGAGATCCTGGGACAGCGCCCGTCGCTGTCGGTCATCGGCCCGCTGAAGGACAAGCAGGCGGCCCGACTGCACGAAGCGGTCGCGTAG